The Sporomusaceae bacterium FL31 genome contains a region encoding:
- a CDS encoding Hrp-dependent type III effector protein, translated as MDTNIKAMVVIADDLTGANDTGVQFARRGLRVEVLLEGASFDSIEADIVVIDTNSRAAAPDEAYQRVQQAAKQANASGFQHYYKKLDSTLRGNVGVEVKAILDLAIHDFAFVMPAFPQTGRTTVGGNHLLQGIPLAATEIARDPKCPVYETCLPELLLQQMGIPIVHIGVDELLDGAEAIRQVIQDGIEAGCKVFSCDAWLDEHFLLAAQVASALSDKVLWVGSAGLADCLPQLFRWEKPQEPQEPTLVIAGSVSSVTRGQVAALLKDGYELIEIEVADYLPWQEEKAYPLLQDIIAKLEQGQKIVIASGYQADAVERAKAAGGKLGITPVRVSEVIAQILGWFGSTILLQQEVTGVILTGGDTAIAVCRALGVTGIQIIEEVAPAIPLGSMTISNGKSLKVITKAGAFGNPDALVKASKKLQQRK; from the coding sequence TTGGATACCAATATCAAAGCCATGGTGGTTATTGCTGATGATTTGACCGGTGCTAATGATACCGGTGTACAGTTTGCCCGACGTGGTCTAAGGGTTGAAGTGCTATTGGAAGGCGCTTCGTTTGACTCAATAGAGGCTGATATTGTTGTTATTGATACAAACAGCCGCGCAGCAGCACCAGATGAAGCGTATCAGCGGGTACAGCAGGCTGCTAAACAGGCTAATGCCAGTGGATTTCAACATTATTATAAAAAGCTAGACTCAACTTTACGGGGAAATGTCGGCGTTGAAGTCAAAGCTATTTTGGATTTGGCTATTCATGATTTTGCTTTTGTCATGCCAGCATTTCCGCAAACCGGGCGGACAACAGTGGGTGGAAATCATCTGCTGCAGGGTATTCCATTAGCGGCAACTGAAATTGCCAGAGATCCTAAATGCCCAGTTTATGAGACCTGTTTACCCGAGCTGTTGTTACAGCAGATGGGAATCCCAATTGTTCATATTGGTGTTGATGAACTGTTAGACGGGGCTGAGGCAATAAGACAAGTTATTCAAGATGGTATTGAAGCTGGATGTAAGGTTTTTTCCTGCGATGCCTGGCTTGATGAGCATTTTTTATTAGCTGCACAAGTGGCATCAGCATTAAGCGATAAGGTGCTTTGGGTTGGTTCAGCTGGTTTAGCGGATTGTCTGCCGCAATTATTTAGGTGGGAAAAGCCACAGGAACCACAAGAGCCGACTTTGGTTATTGCCGGCAGTGTGAGTTCGGTAACGCGTGGACAAGTGGCAGCTTTATTGAAAGACGGTTATGAACTCATTGAAATTGAGGTTGCTGATTATCTGCCGTGGCAGGAGGAGAAAGCTTATCCATTGTTGCAGGACATTATCGCTAAGCTTGAGCAAGGTCAAAAGATTGTGATCGCATCAGGGTATCAGGCTGACGCGGTCGAGCGAGCTAAAGCAGCTGGGGGAAAGCTGGGAATCACTCCAGTCCGGGTTAGTGAAGTGATTGCGCAAATACTTGGGTGGTTTGGGTCAACTATTTTGCTTCAGCAGGAAGTAACTGGTGTCATTCTTACCGGTGGTGATACTGCTATAGCCGTTTGCCGGGCTCTTGGAGTTACTGGCATTCAAATTATTGAAGAGGTAGCACCAGCTATTCCGCTGGGGTCCATGACAATCAGCAATGGAAAAAGCTTAAAGGTTATTACAAAAGCAGGTGCTTTTGGTAACCCTGATGCACTGGTCAAGGCATCGAAGAAATTGCAACAGAGGAAGTGA
- a CDS encoding RpiR family transcriptional regulator, whose amino-acid sequence MPLFSRIRLHSNRFTSAQERIVRFLHESANEALELPINELAERCQVGDATVIRFYRLMGYDNYAMFRIALAKELSENDVRPIYEEVGKQDELTDVIRKVIGSSIQGIADLEKQISLQALEAITQQFYTANHIHVIGLGASGVVAQDVMHKLMRLGIKINVYTDSHLMTIAASVAQPGEVFFAICHSGETNDIIRTLELAKAQGCYTCALTSYMNSSITRVVSDYLLSCTRETKMRSDAMISRIVQLIVIDILYVKLALQIGDSAMERVNKSRIALKQYRSSNRPGES is encoded by the coding sequence ATGCCATTGTTTTCACGCATCCGGCTGCATAGCAATCGATTTACCTCAGCTCAAGAACGAATTGTTCGGTTTTTGCATGAATCGGCAAATGAAGCACTGGAATTACCAATCAATGAATTAGCTGAGCGCTGTCAAGTAGGGGACGCAACAGTCATTCGCTTTTATCGCTTAATGGGCTATGACAATTACGCCATGTTTCGTATTGCCCTTGCTAAAGAGTTGTCGGAGAATGATGTCCGTCCGATCTATGAAGAGGTCGGAAAACAAGATGAACTTACTGATGTCATTCGGAAGGTCATTGGTTCTTCTATACAGGGAATTGCCGATCTTGAAAAGCAAATATCACTTCAAGCTCTAGAAGCGATTACGCAGCAGTTCTACACTGCAAACCATATTCATGTGATAGGACTTGGTGCTTCAGGAGTTGTCGCTCAAGATGTTATGCATAAGTTGATGCGGCTTGGGATAAAAATCAATGTTTATACTGATTCTCACTTAATGACTATTGCGGCTTCTGTTGCTCAGCCGGGAGAAGTTTTCTTTGCGATCTGTCATTCTGGTGAAACAAATGATATTATTCGAACTTTGGAGTTAGCGAAAGCACAAGGGTGTTATACCTGTGCTTTGACCAGTTATATGAATTCCAGTATTACCCGGGTAGTCAGTGATTATCTATTAAGTTGCACTCGTGAGACCAAGATGAGATCTGATGCTATGATTTCTCGAATTGTACAGTTAATTGTCATTGATATTCTCTATGTAAAGTTAGCTCTGCAAATTGGCGACAGTGCAATGGAACGAGTCAATAAGTCCAGGATTGCATTGAAACAATACCGGAGTTCAAACCGGCCTGGTGAATCATAA